The following coding sequences are from one Candidatus Binataceae bacterium window:
- a CDS encoding ABC transporter ATP-binding protein, with protein sequence MENNGAPQPFISVRGLHKSFNGKPVLRGVNLDVYEGETLVVLGGSGEGKSVILRHLNGLVAPDTGEVRVGGRLLEGLGEDELYEVRKQVAMVFQLGALFDSLTVYGNISYPLREHTKLSETQMRARVAELLAMVDLKGTEHLYPAELSGGMKKRVALARAIALEPRAVLYDEPTTGLDPIVTMHINELIRGLQRRLGFTSVVVTHDLKSAFAVGDRFALLDHGRIRFIGTADEVRATGDELMREFLRAAF encoded by the coding sequence ATGGAGAACAACGGGGCGCCCCAGCCGTTCATCAGCGTGCGCGGGCTGCACAAAAGCTTCAACGGCAAGCCCGTGCTGCGCGGCGTCAACCTCGACGTTTACGAGGGCGAAACACTGGTGGTACTGGGCGGCAGCGGCGAGGGCAAGAGCGTCATCCTGCGCCATCTCAATGGCCTGGTCGCGCCCGACACGGGCGAGGTGCGCGTCGGCGGCCGCCTGCTCGAGGGTCTTGGCGAGGACGAGCTGTACGAGGTGCGCAAGCAGGTGGCGATGGTGTTTCAGCTCGGCGCATTGTTCGACTCGCTCACCGTGTACGGCAACATCAGCTACCCGCTGCGCGAGCATACGAAGCTGAGCGAGACGCAGATGCGCGCGCGGGTCGCCGAGCTGCTTGCGATGGTTGACCTCAAGGGCACCGAGCATCTCTACCCGGCCGAGCTCTCGGGCGGGATGAAGAAGCGGGTGGCGCTGGCGCGCGCAATCGCGCTCGAGCCGCGCGCGGTGCTCTACGACGAGCCGACCACCGGTCTCGACCCGATTGTCACCATGCACATCAACGAGCTCATCCGCGGCCTGCAACGACGGCTCGGTTTTACCTCGGTTGTGGTCACCCACGATCTGAAAAGCGCCTTTGCGGTGGGCGACCGCTTCGCGCTGCTCGATCACGGGCGCATCCGCTTCATTGGCACCGCCGACGAGGTGCGCGCCACCGGCGACGAGCTAATGCGGGAGTTTTTGCGGGCCGCATTCTGA
- a CDS encoding ABC transporter permease produces the protein MRQSLQRFLEQVGDVGLLTRDCARQALRRPFEGRLLIEQFDNVGVRSLNVVNLTAIFTGMVLALQMGQFLSRFGAKIYISRIMGLSLFREMGPVLTALMIGARVGAGITAELGSMKVTEQIDAMRALATSPVKKLVVPRVLATLMMLPVLTVISDAVGLLGGLLIAVTQLGLTADYFVNSLVQNTRLGDLMSGLGKALFFGYLIAIIACAKGLGASGGADGVGRATTSAVVAASIGVLVSDFFLTKLFLAM, from the coding sequence ATGCGTCAATCCCTTCAGCGGTTCCTTGAACAAGTCGGCGACGTCGGTCTGCTTACGCGCGACTGTGCGCGCCAGGCGCTGCGGCGCCCCTTTGAAGGCCGCCTCCTGATCGAGCAGTTCGACAACGTCGGCGTCCGCTCGCTCAACGTCGTCAACCTTACCGCGATTTTCACCGGGATGGTGCTGGCGTTGCAGATGGGGCAGTTCCTCAGCCGCTTCGGAGCCAAGATTTATATCAGCCGCATCATGGGCCTGTCGCTGTTCCGCGAGATGGGGCCGGTGCTGACCGCGCTGATGATCGGTGCGCGGGTCGGCGCCGGGATCACCGCCGAGCTCGGCAGCATGAAGGTCACCGAACAGATCGACGCGATGCGCGCGCTGGCCACCAGCCCGGTCAAAAAGCTGGTAGTGCCGCGCGTGCTGGCGACGCTGATGATGCTGCCGGTGCTGACGGTGATTTCGGACGCGGTCGGCCTGCTCGGCGGCCTGCTCATCGCGGTCACCCAGCTCGGGCTGACCGCCGACTACTTCGTAAACTCACTGGTGCAGAACACGCGGCTTGGCGATCTGATGAGCGGGCTCGGCAAGGCGCTGTTTTTCGGTTATCTCATCGCCATCATCGCGTGCGCCAAGGGGCTCGGCGCGAGCGGCGGCGCCGACGGCGTCGGCCGCGCGACGACCTCGGCGGTGGTGGCGGCTTCAATCGGCGTGCTGGTCTCCGACTTCTTCCTCACCAAACTGTTCCTGGCGATGTGA
- a CDS encoding CYCXC family (seleno)protein produces MAKGKVGATGNRRPWIFAAVAALAMLFVGVGLWTMRSAADSPAPEEQKSPTLDPSLFSGEARTAYEIAAKNPALLAQLHCYCGCDKELGHQSLLDCYRDQHGAQCPICTGEAVEAAKLADEGLPIEQIRRVLRDHWGHGD; encoded by the coding sequence ATGGCCAAAGGCAAAGTCGGAGCGACAGGCAACAGGCGCCCGTGGATATTCGCCGCCGTCGCGGCGCTGGCGATGCTGTTCGTCGGCGTCGGCCTATGGACGATGCGTTCGGCGGCTGACTCGCCCGCGCCGGAGGAGCAGAAGAGCCCGACGCTGGATCCGTCGCTATTTAGCGGCGAGGCGCGGACCGCCTATGAGATCGCGGCCAAGAACCCGGCGCTGCTCGCGCAGCTGCACTGTTATTGCGGCTGCGACAAGGAGCTGGGCCATCAGAGCCTGCTCGACTGCTACCGCGACCAGCACGGCGCGCAGTGTCCAATTTGCACCGGCGAAGCGGTCGAGGCGGCCAAGCTGGCCGACGAGGGGCTGCCGATCGAGCAGATCCGCCGCGTCCTGCGCGACCACTGGGGCCACGGAGACTGA
- the nadA gene encoding quinolinate synthase NadA: MTLQPQSLSASSAAQELQRKLAPLGHDGYDLATCERFAEQIAEITRLKAERAAVVLAHNYQRPEIFEVADFIGDSLELARKAREVRDAEVIVFCGVHFMAETAKVFNPERMVLLPDLRAGCSLADSVTAEALAERKAELSELYPDLKVVSYVNCTADVKALSDACCTSANALKVVEAIDSENVLFVPDQNLANYVQSQTRKRIISWDGNCYVHHQITPDEIDRVRRGIPGLKVLAHPECRQDVLRLADAVLSTSAMVRYAEASEADKFLVVTECGLSDRLLMEIPNKHFYKACKLCRFMKLITLGGVVDSLQNLRYEIALADDVREGAKRALERMLELGA; the protein is encoded by the coding sequence ATGACTTTACAGCCCCAGTCCCTGAGTGCATCCAGCGCCGCCCAAGAACTTCAGCGCAAGCTCGCCCCGCTCGGCCATGACGGCTACGACCTTGCCACCTGCGAGCGTTTCGCCGAGCAAATTGCCGAGATTACCCGGCTCAAAGCCGAACGCGCGGCGGTGGTGCTCGCGCACAACTACCAGCGCCCGGAAATCTTCGAGGTCGCCGACTTTATCGGCGACTCGCTGGAGCTGGCGCGCAAGGCGCGCGAGGTACGCGACGCCGAGGTGATCGTTTTCTGCGGCGTCCATTTCATGGCCGAGACTGCCAAGGTTTTCAACCCCGAACGGATGGTCCTGCTGCCCGACCTGCGTGCTGGATGCTCGCTCGCCGACAGCGTGACCGCCGAGGCGCTGGCCGAGCGCAAGGCCGAGCTGAGCGAGCTTTACCCCGACCTCAAGGTCGTCTCCTACGTCAACTGCACGGCCGACGTTAAGGCGCTCTCCGACGCCTGCTGCACGTCGGCCAACGCGCTCAAGGTGGTCGAGGCGATCGACTCCGAAAACGTGCTCTTCGTGCCCGACCAGAACCTCGCCAATTACGTGCAGAGCCAGACCCGCAAGCGGATCATCTCGTGGGACGGCAACTGCTACGTCCACCATCAGATCACGCCCGACGAGATCGACCGTGTGCGCCGCGGAATCCCCGGGCTTAAGGTGCTGGCCCATCCGGAGTGCCGCCAGGACGTACTGCGGCTGGCCGACGCGGTGCTCTCGACCAGCGCGATGGTGCGCTACGCCGAGGCCAGCGAGGCCGACAAGTTCCTGGTGGTCACCGAGTGCGGGCTCTCCGACCGCCTGCTGATGGAGATTCCCAACAAACACTTCTACAAGGCGTGCAAGCTCTGCCGCTTCATGAAGCTGATAACGCTCGGCGGCGTGGTCGATTCGCTGCAGAACCTGCGCTACGAGATCGCGCTCGCCGATGACGTGCGCGAGGGCGCCAAACGGGCGCTGGAGCGGATGCTCGAACTGGGCGCGTAG
- a CDS encoding gamma-glutamylcyclotransferase family protein produces MKAGTADSTLFVYGSLLDAAHRAEVLGRTVAATPARIVGYERRRGRHFYLLARAGAETEGLVLSGLEARDFEVLDRYEEVPQLYTRARVSVIGPGGALECWVYLPSAAILE; encoded by the coding sequence ATGAAAGCAGGCACTGCGGATTCGACGCTGTTTGTTTACGGCTCGCTGCTCGACGCGGCCCATCGCGCCGAGGTGCTCGGGCGCACGGTCGCCGCGACGCCCGCGCGAATCGTGGGCTACGAGCGCCGCCGCGGACGCCACTTTTACCTGCTCGCGCGCGCCGGCGCCGAGACCGAAGGGCTCGTGCTGAGTGGGCTCGAAGCGCGCGACTTCGAGGTGCTCGACCGCTACGAGGAGGTGCCGCAGCTCTACACACGGGCGCGCGTCAGCGTAATCGGCCCCGGCGGCGCGCTCGAATGCTGGGTGTATCTGCCGAGCGCCGCGATACTGGAGTAG
- a CDS encoding NUDIX domain-containing protein: protein MRNHRAARPKVAVDTVLFAIESGRLKTYLVQLRRGPGRGRWAFAGGLVRTGEMLDEAARRELAASTGIVDAYFEQLFTFGDPSRDPHAHVVSVAYMALIGDPRRVAAPPGAKYVAGRWFEVSALPALAYDHAQMAEYALRRLKARLEYTNIACNLLPETFTFAELETLYATILERPIDRRNFRRRILSMGILRRLGATRRGPHRPAALYSFAQRSPQVVEML from the coding sequence GTGCGCAACCATCGCGCGGCACGGCCCAAGGTCGCCGTCGACACGGTGCTGTTCGCGATCGAGAGCGGCAGGCTCAAGACCTACCTCGTTCAGCTGCGTCGCGGCCCGGGGCGCGGACGCTGGGCGTTCGCCGGCGGCCTGGTGCGCACGGGCGAGATGCTCGACGAGGCGGCGCGACGCGAGCTTGCCGCTTCCACCGGCATTGTCGACGCCTACTTCGAGCAGCTTTTCACCTTCGGCGACCCTTCGCGTGACCCGCATGCGCATGTCGTCTCGGTAGCCTACATGGCGTTGATCGGCGATCCGCGGCGCGTGGCCGCACCGCCCGGCGCGAAGTACGTCGCCGGGCGCTGGTTCGAGGTTTCGGCGCTGCCCGCGCTTGCGTATGATCACGCGCAGATGGCGGAATACGCGCTGCGCAGGCTGAAGGCCAGGCTGGAGTACACCAATATCGCCTGCAACCTGCTGCCTGAGACCTTCACTTTTGCCGAACTCGAGACGTTGTACGCGACCATCCTCGAACGCCCGATAGATCGGCGCAACTTTCGCCGCCGGATCCTCTCGATGGGCATCCTGCGCCGCTTGGGCGCGACCCGTCGCGGGCCCCATCGCCCGGCCGCCCTGTACTCTTTCGCCCAACGCAGCCCGCAGGTCGTCGAAATGCTATAG
- a CDS encoding acyl-CoA dehydrogenase family protein: MAETLDQDVIEAVRRFVERDVIPVASELEHKDEYPHALVAKMRELGLFGATIPAEYGGLGLSFVSYARLMAELSRGWMSLAGVINSHLIMAYIVTHHGTDEQRQRFLPAMAAGEKRGGLGLTEPHAGSDVQSIRTTAARHGDSYVLSGSKMFITNARYGTMLAVAAKTDPKAKPVYAGISMFAVEKSERGPNVSRNLKKLGYKGIDTCEVLFEELDVPADNLIGGKEGQGFKQVMSALEVGRINVAARAVGVGQAAFESAIRYAQQRTTFGKPICEHQAVQLMLADMGTRLEAARLMVESAAQKKDAGVRCDVEAGMAKLFASEACAKISLDAMRVLGGYGFTVEFPVERYYRDAPLMMIGEGTNEIQALVIARGLLGRHRI; this comes from the coding sequence ATGGCAGAGACGCTGGATCAGGACGTTATTGAAGCGGTGCGCCGCTTCGTCGAGCGCGACGTTATCCCGGTCGCTTCGGAGCTCGAGCACAAGGACGAATATCCGCATGCGTTGGTCGCGAAGATGCGCGAGCTGGGCCTGTTCGGCGCCACGATACCGGCGGAGTACGGAGGGCTGGGGCTGAGCTTCGTCAGCTATGCGCGGCTGATGGCAGAGCTGTCGCGTGGATGGATGAGTCTGGCGGGCGTCATCAACAGCCACCTGATCATGGCCTACATCGTCACGCACCACGGCACCGACGAGCAGCGGCAGCGGTTTTTGCCCGCGATGGCGGCGGGCGAGAAGCGTGGCGGCCTGGGGTTGACTGAGCCGCACGCGGGCAGCGACGTCCAGTCGATTCGCACGACTGCGGCGCGCCATGGCGACAGCTACGTGCTCAGCGGCAGCAAAATGTTCATCACCAACGCCCGCTACGGCACGATGCTCGCCGTCGCGGCCAAGACCGATCCCAAGGCCAAGCCCGTCTACGCCGGAATCAGCATGTTCGCGGTGGAAAAAAGCGAGCGCGGGCCGAACGTCAGCCGCAACTTGAAGAAGCTCGGCTACAAGGGAATCGATACCTGCGAGGTGCTCTTCGAGGAGCTCGACGTTCCGGCCGACAACCTGATCGGCGGCAAGGAAGGCCAGGGCTTCAAGCAGGTGATGAGCGCGCTGGAGGTTGGGCGGATTAACGTCGCCGCGCGCGCGGTCGGCGTCGGCCAAGCGGCCTTCGAGAGCGCGATCCGTTACGCTCAGCAGCGGACCACCTTCGGCAAACCGATCTGTGAACATCAGGCGGTGCAGTTGATGCTGGCCGATATGGGCACGCGGCTGGAGGCGGCGCGCCTGATGGTCGAGAGCGCAGCGCAGAAGAAGGACGCAGGCGTGCGCTGCGACGTCGAGGCCGGGATGGCCAAGCTGTTCGCCTCCGAGGCATGCGCGAAGATTTCGCTCGATGCAATGCGAGTGTTGGGGGGCTACGGCTTCACGGTCGAGTTTCCGGTCGAGCGTTACTATCGCGATGCGCCGCTGATGATGATCGGCGAGGGGACCAACGAGATCCAGGCGCTGGTTATCGCGCGCGGCCTGCTCGGTCGCCATCGCATCTAG
- a CDS encoding sigma-54 dependent transcriptional regulator, whose protein sequence is MTQTSVLVVEDNDLERQITAETLREEGFRVDEAPNGKRAMEQLALGRFDVVLTDLMMPGMSGEELLAAVRQAHPASQVVVLTAHGTIDSAVKAMKTGAFSYLTKPTDRETLVMTVTKAAELASLAQENMLLRTRLEGKFEIEGIVGQHPAIQEVIRIVRKVAPSNSTVLIQGESGTGKEVIARSIHRLSPRAARPFVAINCSAIPDNLIENELFGHERGAFTGATERKIGLIETADKSTLFLDEIADLNIGLQSKILRVLQERELRRVGGNESIRVDVRLVAATNRNLAEEVTEGRFREDLYYRINVVTITLPPLRERRSDIPLLAEHALHHKFAHLAQGRVREISREAMEVLLDYPWPGNVRQLESAIERALLLCEGDRIMPKDLPHEVLARKTLGRGGGSERARSERFEIPGEGINFEQFERDLILQAMERAEWVIAKAAKLLGMSYRTLQYRLDKFGIKKPDGPRPQAADAKA, encoded by the coding sequence ATGACGCAGACATCGGTACTGGTAGTCGAGGACAACGACCTCGAACGGCAAATCACCGCGGAGACCCTTCGCGAAGAGGGCTTTCGCGTGGACGAGGCGCCCAACGGCAAGCGAGCGATGGAGCAGCTTGCGCTGGGGCGCTTCGACGTTGTGCTGACCGACCTGATGATGCCCGGGATGTCGGGCGAGGAACTGCTCGCCGCAGTGCGCCAGGCCCATCCGGCGAGCCAGGTCGTCGTGCTCACCGCCCACGGCACTATCGACAGCGCGGTCAAAGCGATGAAGACCGGCGCGTTCTCCTATCTGACCAAGCCGACCGACCGCGAGACGCTGGTGATGACCGTGACCAAGGCGGCCGAGCTGGCCAGCCTGGCGCAGGAAAACATGCTGCTGCGCACGCGGCTGGAGGGCAAGTTCGAGATCGAGGGCATCGTCGGCCAGCATCCGGCGATCCAGGAAGTGATCCGCATCGTGCGCAAGGTCGCACCGTCAAACTCGACCGTCCTCATCCAGGGTGAGAGCGGCACCGGCAAGGAGGTGATCGCGCGCAGCATCCACCGCCTCTCGCCGCGGGCGGCGCGCCCATTCGTCGCCATCAACTGCTCGGCGATCCCGGACAACCTGATCGAGAACGAGCTATTCGGACACGAGCGCGGCGCCTTCACTGGCGCCACCGAGCGCAAGATCGGCCTTATCGAAACCGCCGATAAATCGACCCTGTTCCTCGACGAGATCGCCGACCTCAACATCGGGCTGCAATCCAAGATCCTGCGCGTGCTCCAGGAGCGCGAGCTGCGCCGCGTCGGCGGCAACGAATCGATCCGGGTCGATGTGCGGCTGGTCGCGGCCACCAACCGCAACCTCGCCGAGGAAGTCACCGAGGGGCGCTTCCGCGAGGACCTCTACTACCGGATCAACGTCGTCACCATCACGCTGCCGCCGCTGCGCGAGCGCCGCTCGGACATCCCGCTGCTCGCCGAGCACGCGCTCCATCACAAGTTCGCCCACCTCGCCCAGGGGCGCGTGCGCGAGATCAGCCGCGAGGCGATGGAGGTGCTGCTCGACTATCCGTGGCCGGGTAACGTGCGCCAGCTCGAATCGGCAATCGAGCGCGCGCTGCTGCTATGCGAGGGCGACCGCATCATGCCCAAGGACCTGCCGCACGAGGTTCTGGCGCGCAAGACGCTCGGGCGCGGCGGCGGCAGCGAGCGCGCCCGCAGCGAGCGCTTCGAGATCCCCGGCGAGGGCATCAACTTCGAGCAGTTCGAACGCGATCTTATCCTGCAGGCGATGGAGCGCGCGGAGTGGGTGATCGCCAAGGCGGCCAAGCTGCTCGGGATGAGCTACCGCACGTTGCAATACCGGCTTGACAAGTTCGGGATCAAAAAGCCCGATGGCCCCCGCCCACAAGCCGCCGACGCCAAGGCGTGA
- a CDS encoding ATP-binding protein, whose product MEFAFPTINLKAKLMALMVVLLGLTLGAELLVSLNTQTRIVEATQDNVKDLASAIQISVQELTSVGAIDRDRLQNYVNSLHTNGLVVSIASSKDLIINSSNPALIGEAIDPNAVRTVSVNAGGGPQAVPAFTMGPEGKQTVYLIPVEVEDHLLGYVQVVADFTDFARPLAEHRIHLLSVALAIFAIGLVFAYVLADRYVEPIHTVAAAAQNIAARGLEPVPEAHRRDEIGLLTRSFNEMVEQLRRAREREAELNRLERFTALGQLAGALAHEIKNPLNFISLAIDQLRARYAPQLPAGQDDFRRQLGVMKDEVHRLSELIQSFLNYGRPIEIHPAPTDIRALVRNVLELSDSKLRSQAIEASEEGDGGPVVLNVDAEKLHACFINVVANAIQAMPEGGTLRIAFRADGSREVITFSDTGAGIDPEVASHVFEPFFTTKREGIGLGLFFSRAIVERHGGSIAIGPNPFGRGTVVTFILPRAELHRQP is encoded by the coding sequence ATGGAATTCGCATTTCCAACCATTAACCTCAAAGCCAAGCTGATGGCGCTGATGGTGGTGCTGCTGGGGCTGACGCTCGGCGCCGAGCTGCTGGTCAGCCTCAATACCCAGACCCGCATCGTCGAGGCGACCCAGGACAACGTCAAGGACCTCGCCAGCGCCATCCAGATCAGCGTCCAGGAGCTGACCTCGGTCGGCGCGATCGACCGCGACCGCCTCCAGAACTACGTCAACTCGCTCCACACCAACGGGCTGGTCGTGTCGATCGCATCAAGCAAGGACCTGATCATCAACAGCTCCAACCCCGCGCTGATCGGCGAGGCGATCGATCCCAACGCCGTGCGCACGGTCTCGGTGAACGCCGGCGGCGGTCCGCAGGCGGTGCCGGCCTTCACGATGGGCCCTGAGGGCAAGCAGACCGTCTATCTGATTCCGGTGGAGGTCGAGGACCATCTGCTGGGCTACGTTCAGGTGGTGGCCGACTTTACCGACTTCGCGCGTCCGCTCGCCGAACATCGTATTCACCTGCTGTCGGTCGCGCTGGCAATCTTCGCGATCGGGCTGGTTTTCGCCTACGTGCTGGCCGACCGCTACGTCGAGCCGATCCACACGGTGGCGGCAGCGGCCCAGAATATCGCGGCTCGCGGCCTGGAGCCGGTGCCCGAGGCTCATCGGCGCGACGAGATCGGGCTGTTGACCCGCAGCTTCAACGAGATGGTCGAGCAGCTGCGCCGCGCGCGCGAGCGCGAGGCCGAGCTCAACCGGCTGGAGCGTTTCACCGCGCTGGGCCAGCTCGCGGGCGCCCTCGCCCACGAAATTAAAAATCCGCTCAACTTCATCAGCCTCGCCATCGACCAGCTCCGCGCACGCTACGCGCCGCAGCTGCCCGCCGGGCAGGACGACTTCCGCCGCCAGCTCGGCGTGATGAAGGACGAGGTCCATCGGCTCTCCGAGCTGATCCAAAGCTTCCTCAACTATGGCCGCCCGATCGAGATCCATCCCGCGCCCACCGATATCCGCGCCCTGGTGCGCAACGTGCTCGAGCTGTCCGACTCCAAGCTGCGCAGCCAGGCCATCGAGGCCTCCGAGGAGGGTGACGGCGGGCCGGTGGTGCTCAACGTCGACGCCGAGAAGCTCCACGCCTGTTTCATCAACGTGGTGGCCAACGCGATCCAGGCGATGCCAGAAGGCGGCACGTTGCGGATCGCGTTTCGCGCCGACGGCTCGCGCGAAGTGATCACCTTCAGCGATACCGGCGCCGGCATCGACCCCGAGGTCGCCAGTCACGTCTTCGAGCCGTTCTTCACCACCAAGCGCGAAGGAATCGGCCTGGGGCTGTTTTTCTCGCGGGCGATCGTCGAGCGCCACGGCGGCAGCATCGCGATCGGACCCAATCCCTTCGGCCGCGGCACCGTCGTGACTTTCATCCTTCCGCGCGCTGAACTACACAGGCAGCCATGA
- a CDS encoding DedA family protein: protein MTGLLSAYLQHFTYLGLFVILVLCGMGLPIPEDVALLAGGFLVHRGIIRYPVTLLVALVGVVAGDHSLFFLGRRFGTGFVAYLGLARPRSQRQIEWLKELMQRHGHRAILYARFLAGLRALVYLTAGSLGVKPLRFFMYDVAGALISVPIVVSLGYVFGNELETAVGWIGGLEKLVWLVLALSAAIYAMRMITFTRGRESSPT, encoded by the coding sequence TTGACGGGTCTGCTCTCGGCCTACCTGCAGCACTTCACCTACCTCGGCCTGTTCGTCATCCTCGTGCTGTGCGGGATGGGTCTGCCGATCCCTGAGGACGTCGCGCTGCTGGCGGGCGGCTTCCTGGTGCATCGGGGGATAATCCGCTATCCGGTGACGCTGCTGGTCGCGCTGGTGGGCGTGGTAGCCGGCGATCACTCATTATTCTTCCTGGGCCGGCGCTTCGGCACCGGCTTCGTCGCCTACCTGGGCCTGGCACGGCCGCGCTCGCAGCGCCAGATCGAATGGCTCAAGGAGCTGATGCAGCGCCACGGCCATCGCGCGATTCTTTATGCCCGCTTTCTCGCCGGCCTGCGCGCGCTGGTGTATCTGACCGCCGGCTCGCTTGGGGTCAAGCCGCTGCGCTTCTTCATGTACGACGTCGCCGGCGCGCTGATTTCGGTGCCGATCGTGGTCTCGCTCGGCTATGTCTTCGGCAACGAGCTGGAAACGGCGGTGGGATGGATCGGGGGGCTGGAGAAGCTGGTGTGGCTGGTGTTAGCGCTGTCGGCGGCGATCTACGCGATGCGGATGATTACGTTTACTCGCGGACGCGAGAGCAGCCCGACCTGA